One Phaseolus vulgaris cultivar G19833 chromosome 2, P. vulgaris v2.0, whole genome shotgun sequence DNA window includes the following coding sequences:
- the LOC137812690 gene encoding uncharacterized protein isoform X1 → MEQKSILMSALGVGVGVGVGIGLASGPNVGKWGANSFSSNAITAEKMEQEMLRQVVDGRESNVTFEKFPYYLSEQTRVLLTSVAYVHLKHAEVSKYTRNLAPASRTILLSGPAELYQQMLAKALAHYFDAKLLLLDLTDFSLKIQSKYGSSNKESSFKRSTSETTLERLSDLIGSFSIFSQREEPKVDDVIIRKDKSQITDQVHSVAGKMYRPSSGMDLQSMGAEASCNPPPLRRNASSSSNISGLASQTNATNSAPLKRTTSWSFDEKLLIQSLYKVLVFVSKTYPIVLYLRDVDKLLYKWQRIYYLFQKMLKKLSGPILILGSRVIDCGNDYEEVNEKLDSLFPYTVEVRPPEDESRLVSWKSQLEEDMKMIQVQDNRNHIMEVLAANDLDSDDLDSICVEDTMVLSNYIEEIIVSAISCHLMKNKDPEYRNGKLLISSNSLSHALSIFHKGKSSKGDTLKLEDQAVKSEKQREEGTDMKSGTKSENAAPVKKAEAEISTSVAKAASEKSVPAPKAPEVPPDNEFEKRIRPEVIPANEIDVTFSDIGALDETKESLQELVMLPLRRPDLFTGGLLKPCRGILLFGPPGTGKTMLAKAIAKEAGASFINVSMSTITSKWFGEDEKNVRALFTLAAKVSPTIIFVDEVDSMLGQRTRVGEHEAMRKIKNEFMTHWDGLLTKQGERILVLAATNRPFDLDEAIIRRFERRIMVPLPSVENREKILKTLLAKEKVDNELDFKELANMTEGYTGSDLKNLCTTAAYRPVRELIQQERLKSLDKKQKAAKKQNDYVKDSQGEPSIAGTNQDGTSGEEEIEQERVITLRPLNKQDFKEAKNQVAASFAAEGAGMSELKQWNDLYGEGGSRKQQQLSYFL, encoded by the exons ATGGAGCAGAAAAGCATTCTGATGTCAGCTTTGGGTGTTGGGGTGGGAGTGGGAGTGGGGATTGGATTGGCTTCTGGACCAAACGTTGGCAAATGGGGAGCCAACAGTTTTTCCTCAAACGCTATCACTGCTGAGAAGATGGAGCAGGAAATGCTCAGACAAGTTGTTGATGGAAGAGAAAGCAACGTCACTTTTGAGAAGTTCCCTTATTACCTCAG CGAGCAGACAAGGGTTTTGCTGACAAGTGTGGCTTATGTCCATTTAAAGCATGCTGAGGTTTCTAAATATACACGGAATCTTGCTCCTGCAAGCAGAACTATTCTGCTCTCAGGGCCTGCAG AACTTTACCAACAGATGCTTGCCAAGGCTTTAGCTCATTATTTTGACGCCAAGTTACTGCTGTTAGATTTAACCGACTTTTCATTGAAG ATTCAGAGTAAATATGGTTCTTCCAACAAAGAATCT TCTTTCAAAAGATCCACTTCAGAGACTACTTTGGAGCGGCTTTCTGATCTAATTGGGtcattttcaatcttttcacaAAGGGAAGAACCTAAAG TTGACGATGTAATTATAAGGAAGGATAAAAGCCAAATCACTGATCAGGTGCATTCAGTTGCAGGCAAAATGTACAGGCCTAGCAGTGGAATGGACCTCCAGTCAAT GGGAGCCGAAGCATCTTGTAATCCTCCACCACTTCGTAGGAATGCTTCTTCCTCTTCAAATATAAGTGGCCTTGCTTCCCAAACCAATGCTACGAATTCAG CTCCTCTGAAGCGCACAACCAGCTGGTCTTTTGACGAAAAGCTTCTTATACAGTCTCTTTACAAG GTTCTGGTTTTCGTGTCAAAAACCTATCCCATTGTGCTATATTTGCGGGATGTTGATAAGCTGTTATACAAATGGCAAAGGATATATTACTTGTTCCAGAAAATGTTGAAGAAACTATCTGGACCCATTTTGATTCTTGGTTCACGAGTAATAGATTGTGGTAATGACTATGAAGAGGTGAATGAGAAGCTTGATTCACTCTTCCCATACACCGTAGAAGTCAGGCCCCCAGAAGATGAGTCACGTCTTGTCAGCTGGAAGTCTCAATTGGAAGAGGATATGAAGATGATACAAGTTCAGGATAACAGAAATCATATCATGGAAGTCCTTGCAGCAAATGATCTCGATAGTGATGACCTAGATTCCATATGTGTAGAAGACACAATGGTTCTCAGCAACTATAtagaagagattattgtgtcaGCAATTTCGTGTCATTTGATGAAAAACAAAGACCCTGAATACAGAAATGGGAAGCTCCTTATTTCTTCCAATAG CTTGTCCCATGCATTGAGTATATTCCACAAGGGGAAATCCAGTAAAGGAGATACCTTAAAATTAGAAGATCAAGCTGTAAAATCTGAG AAGCAAAGAGAGGAAGGAACTGATATGAAATCAGGAACAAAGTCTGAAAATGCTGCTCCTGTAAAAAAGGCTGAAGCAGAAATATCAACTTCGGTGGCAAAGGCGGCGAGTGAAAAATCAGTTCCTGCTCCCAAAGCCCCC GAAGTTCCTCCTGATAATGAGTTTGAGAAGCGGATAAGGCCTGAGGTAATACCAGCAAATGAGATTGATGTCACATTCTCTGACATTGGAGCCTTGGATGAGACCAAAGAATCACTTCAAGAACTAGTAATGCTTCCTCTTCGAAGGCCGGACCTTTTCACAGGAGGCCTTCTAAAGCCTTGTAGAGGAATATTGCTGTTTGGGCCTCCTGGCACTGGGAAGACCATGTTAGCTAAGGCCATTGCAAAGGAGGCTGGAGCAAGTTTCATCAATGTTTCCATGTCTACCATCACTTCTAAATGGTTTGGTGAAGATGAGAAGAATGTTCGCGCTTTATTCACACTTGCAGCCAAGGTCTCCCCAACTATTATATTCGTGGATGAGGTTGATAGCATGCTTGGGCAACGTACCAGAGTTGGGGAGCATGAAGCCATGAGGAAAATAAAGAATGAGTTTATGACCCATTGGGATGGACTTTTGACAAAACAAGGGGAGAGAATCCTTGTTCTTGCTGCAACCAATAGGCCATTTGATCTCGATGAAGCTATTATTAGGCGATTTGAAAGAAG AATTATGGTACCACTACCGTCTGTGGAAAACAGGGAAAAGATTTTGAAGACTCTTTTAGCAAAAGAGAAGGTGGACAACGAACTTGATTTTAAGGAACTTGCAAATATGACCGAAGGATATACTGGAAGTGATCTTAAG AACTTGTGCACAACTGCTGCCTATCGTCCTGTTAGAGAGCTAATTCAGCAAGAGAGGCTGAAGAGTTTG GATAAAAAGCAGAAAGCTGCCAAGAAACAGAATGACTATGTAAAAGATAGTCAAGGTGAACCATCTATTGCAGGAACTAATCAAGATGGTACAAGTGGAGAAGAGGAAATCGAACAAGAAAGAGTTATTACCCTTAGGCCATTGAATAAGCAAGATTTCAAAGAGGCCAAGAATCAG GTTGCTGCAAGCTTTGCAGCTGAAGGGGCTGGAATGAGTGAGCTGAAACAGTGGAATGATTTGTACGGAGAAGGGGGTTCAAGGAAGCAGCAGCAATTGTCCTACTTCCTATGA
- the LOC137812690 gene encoding uncharacterized protein isoform X2 codes for MEQKSILMSALGVGVGVGVGIGLASGPNVGKWGANSFSSNAITAEKMEQEMLRQVVDGRESNVTFEKFPYYLSEQTRVLLTSVAYVHLKHAEVSKYTRNLAPASRTILLSGPAELYQQMLAKALAHYFDAKLLLLDLTDFSLKIQSKYGSSNKESSFKRSTSETTLERLSDLIGSFSIFSQREEPKVDDVIIRKDKSQITDQVHSVAGKMYRPSSGMDLQSMGAEASCNPPPLRRNASSSSNISGLASQTNATNSAPLKRTTSWSFDEKLLIQSLYKVLVFVSKTYPIVLYLRDVDKLLYKWQRIYYLFQKMLKKLSGPILILGSRVIDCGNDYEEVNEKLDSLFPYTVEVRPPEDESRLVSWKSQLEEDMKMIQVQDNRNHIMEVLAANDLDSDDLDSICVEDTMVLSNYIEEIIVSAISCHLMKNKDPEYRNGKLLISSNSLSHALSIFHKGKSSKGDTLKLEDQAVKSEQREEGTDMKSGTKSENAAPVKKAEAEISTSVAKAASEKSVPAPKAPEVPPDNEFEKRIRPEVIPANEIDVTFSDIGALDETKESLQELVMLPLRRPDLFTGGLLKPCRGILLFGPPGTGKTMLAKAIAKEAGASFINVSMSTITSKWFGEDEKNVRALFTLAAKVSPTIIFVDEVDSMLGQRTRVGEHEAMRKIKNEFMTHWDGLLTKQGERILVLAATNRPFDLDEAIIRRFERRIMVPLPSVENREKILKTLLAKEKVDNELDFKELANMTEGYTGSDLKNLCTTAAYRPVRELIQQERLKSLDKKQKAAKKQNDYVKDSQGEPSIAGTNQDGTSGEEEIEQERVITLRPLNKQDFKEAKNQVAASFAAEGAGMSELKQWNDLYGEGGSRKQQQLSYFL; via the exons ATGGAGCAGAAAAGCATTCTGATGTCAGCTTTGGGTGTTGGGGTGGGAGTGGGAGTGGGGATTGGATTGGCTTCTGGACCAAACGTTGGCAAATGGGGAGCCAACAGTTTTTCCTCAAACGCTATCACTGCTGAGAAGATGGAGCAGGAAATGCTCAGACAAGTTGTTGATGGAAGAGAAAGCAACGTCACTTTTGAGAAGTTCCCTTATTACCTCAG CGAGCAGACAAGGGTTTTGCTGACAAGTGTGGCTTATGTCCATTTAAAGCATGCTGAGGTTTCTAAATATACACGGAATCTTGCTCCTGCAAGCAGAACTATTCTGCTCTCAGGGCCTGCAG AACTTTACCAACAGATGCTTGCCAAGGCTTTAGCTCATTATTTTGACGCCAAGTTACTGCTGTTAGATTTAACCGACTTTTCATTGAAG ATTCAGAGTAAATATGGTTCTTCCAACAAAGAATCT TCTTTCAAAAGATCCACTTCAGAGACTACTTTGGAGCGGCTTTCTGATCTAATTGGGtcattttcaatcttttcacaAAGGGAAGAACCTAAAG TTGACGATGTAATTATAAGGAAGGATAAAAGCCAAATCACTGATCAGGTGCATTCAGTTGCAGGCAAAATGTACAGGCCTAGCAGTGGAATGGACCTCCAGTCAAT GGGAGCCGAAGCATCTTGTAATCCTCCACCACTTCGTAGGAATGCTTCTTCCTCTTCAAATATAAGTGGCCTTGCTTCCCAAACCAATGCTACGAATTCAG CTCCTCTGAAGCGCACAACCAGCTGGTCTTTTGACGAAAAGCTTCTTATACAGTCTCTTTACAAG GTTCTGGTTTTCGTGTCAAAAACCTATCCCATTGTGCTATATTTGCGGGATGTTGATAAGCTGTTATACAAATGGCAAAGGATATATTACTTGTTCCAGAAAATGTTGAAGAAACTATCTGGACCCATTTTGATTCTTGGTTCACGAGTAATAGATTGTGGTAATGACTATGAAGAGGTGAATGAGAAGCTTGATTCACTCTTCCCATACACCGTAGAAGTCAGGCCCCCAGAAGATGAGTCACGTCTTGTCAGCTGGAAGTCTCAATTGGAAGAGGATATGAAGATGATACAAGTTCAGGATAACAGAAATCATATCATGGAAGTCCTTGCAGCAAATGATCTCGATAGTGATGACCTAGATTCCATATGTGTAGAAGACACAATGGTTCTCAGCAACTATAtagaagagattattgtgtcaGCAATTTCGTGTCATTTGATGAAAAACAAAGACCCTGAATACAGAAATGGGAAGCTCCTTATTTCTTCCAATAG CTTGTCCCATGCATTGAGTATATTCCACAAGGGGAAATCCAGTAAAGGAGATACCTTAAAATTAGAAGATCAAGCTGTAAAATCTGAG CAAAGAGAGGAAGGAACTGATATGAAATCAGGAACAAAGTCTGAAAATGCTGCTCCTGTAAAAAAGGCTGAAGCAGAAATATCAACTTCGGTGGCAAAGGCGGCGAGTGAAAAATCAGTTCCTGCTCCCAAAGCCCCC GAAGTTCCTCCTGATAATGAGTTTGAGAAGCGGATAAGGCCTGAGGTAATACCAGCAAATGAGATTGATGTCACATTCTCTGACATTGGAGCCTTGGATGAGACCAAAGAATCACTTCAAGAACTAGTAATGCTTCCTCTTCGAAGGCCGGACCTTTTCACAGGAGGCCTTCTAAAGCCTTGTAGAGGAATATTGCTGTTTGGGCCTCCTGGCACTGGGAAGACCATGTTAGCTAAGGCCATTGCAAAGGAGGCTGGAGCAAGTTTCATCAATGTTTCCATGTCTACCATCACTTCTAAATGGTTTGGTGAAGATGAGAAGAATGTTCGCGCTTTATTCACACTTGCAGCCAAGGTCTCCCCAACTATTATATTCGTGGATGAGGTTGATAGCATGCTTGGGCAACGTACCAGAGTTGGGGAGCATGAAGCCATGAGGAAAATAAAGAATGAGTTTATGACCCATTGGGATGGACTTTTGACAAAACAAGGGGAGAGAATCCTTGTTCTTGCTGCAACCAATAGGCCATTTGATCTCGATGAAGCTATTATTAGGCGATTTGAAAGAAG AATTATGGTACCACTACCGTCTGTGGAAAACAGGGAAAAGATTTTGAAGACTCTTTTAGCAAAAGAGAAGGTGGACAACGAACTTGATTTTAAGGAACTTGCAAATATGACCGAAGGATATACTGGAAGTGATCTTAAG AACTTGTGCACAACTGCTGCCTATCGTCCTGTTAGAGAGCTAATTCAGCAAGAGAGGCTGAAGAGTTTG GATAAAAAGCAGAAAGCTGCCAAGAAACAGAATGACTATGTAAAAGATAGTCAAGGTGAACCATCTATTGCAGGAACTAATCAAGATGGTACAAGTGGAGAAGAGGAAATCGAACAAGAAAGAGTTATTACCCTTAGGCCATTGAATAAGCAAGATTTCAAAGAGGCCAAGAATCAG GTTGCTGCAAGCTTTGCAGCTGAAGGGGCTGGAATGAGTGAGCTGAAACAGTGGAATGATTTGTACGGAGAAGGGGGTTCAAGGAAGCAGCAGCAATTGTCCTACTTCCTATGA